A genome region from Streptomyces pratensis includes the following:
- the purM gene encoding phosphoribosylformylglycinamidine cyclo-ligase, which produces MSETTGASYAAAGVDIEAGDRAVELMKEWVKKTQRPEVAGLGGLGGFAGLFDASALKRYERPLLASATDGVGTKVDLARQMGVYDTIGHDLVGMVVDDLVVCGAEPLFMTDYICVGKVHPERVAAIVKGIAEGCVLAGCALVGGETAEHPGLLGPDDFDVAGAGTGVVEADRLLGPDRIRKGDAVIAMASSGLHSNGYSLVRHVVFDRAGWTLDRQVEEFGRTLGEELLEPTRIYSLDCLALTRTTEVHGFSHVTGGGLANNLARVIPDGLHATVDRATWTPGAVFDLVGKAGQVEQLELEKTLNMGVGMIAIVPADSVDAALTTLADRGVDSWVAGEITERGDHVTGAELTGSYAR; this is translated from the coding sequence ATGTCTGAGACAACAGGTGCTTCCTACGCTGCGGCGGGCGTCGACATCGAAGCCGGTGACCGCGCCGTCGAGCTGATGAAGGAGTGGGTGAAGAAGACGCAGCGCCCCGAGGTCGCGGGCCTCGGCGGTCTCGGCGGATTCGCCGGCCTCTTCGACGCCTCGGCGCTCAAGCGTTACGAGCGTCCGCTGCTCGCCTCCGCCACCGACGGTGTCGGCACGAAGGTCGATCTGGCCCGTCAGATGGGCGTGTACGACACCATCGGCCACGACCTCGTCGGCATGGTCGTGGACGACCTGGTCGTCTGTGGCGCGGAACCGCTCTTCATGACCGACTACATCTGTGTCGGCAAGGTGCATCCCGAGCGTGTCGCGGCCATCGTGAAGGGCATCGCCGAGGGCTGTGTCCTCGCGGGCTGCGCACTGGTCGGCGGCGAGACGGCGGAGCACCCGGGCCTGCTGGGCCCCGACGACTTCGACGTCGCCGGCGCCGGTACGGGCGTGGTCGAGGCGGACCGGCTGCTGGGCCCGGACCGTATCCGTAAGGGTGACGCCGTGATCGCCATGGCCTCGTCGGGTCTTCACTCGAACGGGTACTCGCTCGTGCGCCACGTGGTCTTCGACCGGGCCGGCTGGACCCTGGACCGCCAGGTCGAGGAGTTCGGCAGGACGCTCGGCGAGGAGCTCCTGGAGCCCACCAGGATCTACTCCCTGGACTGTCTCGCGCTCACCCGCACGACCGAGGTGCACGGCTTCAGCCACGTCACCGGCGGTGGCCTGGCCAACAACCTGGCCCGGGTGATCCCGGACGGGCTGCACGCGACGGTCGACCGTGCCACCTGGACGCCCGGAGCCGTGTTCGACCTGGTCGGCAAGGCCGGGCAGGTCGAACAGCTGGAGCTGGAGAAGACCCTCAACATGGGCGTCGGCATGATCGCGATCGTGCCGGCCGACTCCGTGGACGCGGCTCTGACGACGCTGGCCGACCGGGGTGTCGACTCCTGGGTGGCAGGCGAGATCACCGAGCGCGGCGACCACGTCACGGGTGCCGAGCTGACCGGAAGCTACGCACGGTAG